DNA from Deltaproteobacteria bacterium:
GGTCCAGTACCTCACGTCGGTCGCCCTCGTCGTCGGCGCTTTCACGCTCTCGCTGCGCGTCTTCCCGCACGCCTACGTCGGCTGGCGGGAGGCGTTCACCGGCGGCTGCATCGGCGCCGGACTCTGGGAGGTCGGACGGCGCATCTTCCTCTGGTACCTGGCGAATCTCGCGCAGTTCTACGTCGTGTACGGCTCGCTCGGCGCGCTCGTCGCCGTGATGGTGTGGATCTACATGTCGGCGACGATCTTCCTCTACGCGGCCGAGGTCGTCGTCGCGCTGCAACGCGCCGAGCACGCGGCCGCCGCGTGATCGCCGTTCGCGTCGTGATCTCCGTTCGCGTGCGGCGGGACGCTCAAGCGATGCCCGCGGCCCGGTACTCGGCGGCATAGCCGACGTAATGCGCCGCCGACGCGCGGAGCGACGCGCGCTCGTCCGCGCGGAGCTCGCGCACGACGCGCGCCGGGTTGCCGAGCACGAGCCGTCCGGGCGGCACCTTCGTCCCCGGCGTCACGAGCGCCCCCGCGCCGACCAGGCAGTCGGCCCCGATCTCGACCCCGTCGAGCACGATCGCCCCCATCCCGACGAGGACGCGGTGGCCGAGCACGCAGCCGTGGACGATCGCGCGATGGCCGACCGTGACGTCGTCGCCGATCGTCACGTCGTGCGCGCCGCCGACGACGTGCACCGTCACGTGGTCCTGGAGATTCGTCCGCGAGCCGATCCGGATCGGCCCGATGTCGCCGCGCACCACCGTGTGGAACCAGAGGCTCGACTCGGGCCCGACGATCACGTCGCCGATCACGACGGCGCTCGCGGCGACGAAGGCCGTCGGGTCGATGCGGGGGGACACGTCGCGGAACGTGGTGATCATGCTGCCGCGCTGCGTATCACGAGCCGCGGGCCGTCCCAATGTTCGCGCCGGCGCTCGGCGCGGCCCGCGCGCTTGTCAGTGCGGGAGACCCTTGTTAGGAAGGGACATGGAAGTCCTCTCCGCCGTTCCCCCACCGCCTCGAAGCCCCGAACGCCCTCGCACGCGCCCGGGGCTTTCGTGTTTCTCGGGTCTCGGCTCGGCCGCGTTGCCCCCCGCCCACGGAGGTCGCCATGGATTGGCGTGAGCTCGAGGAGGGCCTCACCTTCGACGACGTGCTCTTGGTGCCCGCCGAGAGCGAGATCATCCCGAAGGACGCGATCGTCACGACCAAGCTCTCGCGCCACATCACGCTGAACATCCCGCTCGCGTCGGCCGCCATGGACACGGTCACCGAGTCGCGGATGGCGATCAGCATGGCGCAGGAGGGCGGCATCGGCTTCGTCCACCGCAACATGCCGGTCGAAGTACAGGCACGCGAGGTCGAGAAGGTGAAGAAGTCGGAGAGCGGCATGATCGCCGACCCCGTCACCGTCCACCCCGACCAGCGCATCGCCGACGCCCTCGAGGTAATGAAGCAGTTCTCGATTTCCGGCCTGCCGGTCACGCGCGACGGCCGCCTGGTCGGCATCCTCACGCACCGCGACCTTCGCTTCGAGAAGCGGCTCGACCGTCCCGTCTCGGAGGTCATGACGAAAGACAACCTCGTCACCGCGAAGCCGGGTATCTCGCTCGAGCAGGCGAAGGAGATCCTGCACGCGAACCGCATCGAGAAGCTGCTCGTCGTCGACGACGAGCTCCGATTGCGCGGCCTCATCACCGTGAAGGACATCCAGAAGACGACCGATTACCCGAACGCCTGCAAGGACGGGCGCGGCCGGCTGCGGGTCGGCGGCGCGGTCGGCGTCGGACCGGACCGGGAAGCGCGCGTCGAGGCGCTGGTCCGCGCCGGGGTCGACGTGCTGGCGGTCGACACGGCCCACGGCCACTCGAGAAACGTCCTCGACACCGTGCGTGAGGTCAAACGCCAGTGGCCCGACGTGGACGTCGTCGCCGGCAACGTCGGCACGGAAGAGGGCGCCCGCGCCCTCGTGAAGGCCGGCGCCGACGGCGTGAAGGTCGGCATGGGTGTCGGCTCGATCTGCACGACCCGCATCATCTCCGGCGTCGGCATGCCGCAGCTCACGGCCGTGCTCGGCGCCGCGCGCGCCGTCAAGGGCACCGACGTCCCCGTCATCGCCGACGGCGGCGTGCGTTTCTCGGGCGACATCACGAAAGCGATCGCCGCCGGCGCCCACGCCATCATGATCGGCAGCCTCTTCGCCGGCACCGAGGAGAGCCCCGGCGAGACGATCCTCTTTCAGGGCCGCACCTACAAGCTCTATCGCGGCATGGGCTCGATCGAGGCGATGAAGGAGGGGAGTCGAGACCGCTACTTCCAGGGCGACGAGCCCGACATGAAGCTCGTCCCGGAAGGCATCGAGGGCCGTGTCTCCTACAAAGGGAGCCTCGCCTTCAACATCCATCAGCTCGTCGGCGGCCTGAAGGCCGGCATGGGCTACT
Protein-coding regions in this window:
- a CDS encoding gamma carbonic anhydrase family protein, translated to MITTFRDVSPRIDPTAFVAASAVVIGDVIVGPESSLWFHTVVRGDIGPIRIGSRTNLQDHVTVHVVGGAHDVTIGDDVTVGHRAIVHGCVLGHRVLVGMGAIVLDGVEIGADCLVGAGALVTPGTKVPPGRLVLGNPARVVRELRADERASLRASAAHYVGYAAEYRAAGIA
- the guaB gene encoding IMP dehydrogenase, coding for MDWRELEEGLTFDDVLLVPAESEIIPKDAIVTTKLSRHITLNIPLASAAMDTVTESRMAISMAQEGGIGFVHRNMPVEVQAREVEKVKKSESGMIADPVTVHPDQRIADALEVMKQFSISGLPVTRDGRLVGILTHRDLRFEKRLDRPVSEVMTKDNLVTAKPGISLEQAKEILHANRIEKLLVVDDELRLRGLITVKDIQKTTDYPNACKDGRGRLRVGGAVGVGPDREARVEALVRAGVDVLAVDTAHGHSRNVLDTVREVKRQWPDVDVVAGNVGTEEGARALVKAGADGVKVGMGVGSICTTRIISGVGMPQLTAVLGAARAVKGTDVPVIADGGVRFSGDITKAIAAGAHAIMIGSLFAGTEESPGETILFQGRTYKLYRGMGSIEAMKEGSRDRYFQGDEPDMKLVPEGIEGRVSYKGSLAFNIHQLVGGLKAGMGYCGCRTLDDLRTKTRFMKISSAGMRESHAHDVVITKEAPNYRLE